The proteins below come from a single Tissierella sp. MB52-C2 genomic window:
- a CDS encoding ATP-binding protein — MQIVGITTQQEVFIGSKTRNFRINEFLIIEDPYQNDLMGEVVEAKTFNRYIPLNIAGDFVDSSVLESLKTLGYNIDEETIYIAKVRLLNEALYPVQTGADVRLPEFHEVKDLMIKTKKEDGLVLGVIKNTDDMAVDMDEEYKNLLYTFEEKGLCPQREIPYILDVRSMHHYPHIGVFGGSGSGKSFGLRVVLEELMKQNIPTIVLDPHFEMDFSERAGYLEDHTIDFKDKFKCLQVGYHVGVKFEDLSSQDLKNLLDAASHLTDSMNNVVDVLFKRKDSFSSFYNKLQMLTEAQEEGSIDRIDNRINYADHQEEKKAWEKRKELYLSYDKTCPYNSVKGIIWRLKRLDNEGIFSKDVREIEDGLQRGKLMVIQGNTRILQVFSTYLLNSLYHKRRDYKDALYKKIHSEYFPPFIVVTDEAHNFAPKGYDSPSKSILKEISQEGRKYGAFLILATQRPTLLDETITAQLNTKFIFRTVRASDIQTIKEETDLTMEETRRLPYLRTGDVFISSASMGRTIFARIRAAISSSPHTENPFDELKTKGKEDDEKFLNIIKSKLPINDTELLDIVIEIEKEANITFTLDSLEDRLKQMVDKSYIKKEETIFGYRYKEI; from the coding sequence ATGCAAATAGTCGGCATTACTACTCAACAGGAAGTGTTTATAGGATCTAAGACTAGGAATTTTAGAATAAATGAATTTTTAATTATAGAAGATCCTTATCAAAATGATTTGATGGGGGAAGTTGTTGAGGCTAAGACTTTTAATAGATATATTCCCTTAAATATAGCAGGAGACTTTGTAGATTCTTCTGTATTGGAATCTCTGAAGACTCTAGGCTATAATATTGATGAGGAAACTATTTATATAGCTAAGGTAAGACTTTTAAATGAAGCTTTGTATCCAGTACAAACAGGAGCAGATGTTAGACTTCCAGAATTCCATGAAGTAAAAGATTTAATGATAAAGACTAAAAAAGAAGATGGCTTAGTTTTAGGTGTTATTAAAAATACAGATGATATGGCTGTAGATATGGACGAAGAATATAAAAATCTTTTATATACATTTGAAGAAAAGGGACTGTGTCCTCAAAGGGAGATACCATATATATTAGATGTAAGATCTATGCACCATTATCCTCACATAGGAGTATTCGGTGGTTCAGGTTCAGGTAAGTCCTTTGGACTTAGGGTAGTGCTGGAAGAATTAATGAAACAAAATATTCCTACTATAGTATTAGACCCGCATTTTGAAATGGACTTTAGTGAAAGGGCAGGATATTTAGAAGATCATACCATAGACTTTAAGGACAAGTTCAAATGTCTGCAAGTAGGGTATCATGTAGGAGTTAAGTTTGAGGATTTATCTAGTCAGGACTTAAAAAACTTGCTAGATGCGGCTTCTCACCTTACTGATTCCATGAACAATGTAGTAGACGTATTGTTTAAGAGAAAGGATTCCTTCAGCAGCTTCTATAATAAACTTCAGATGTTGACAGAGGCTCAAGAGGAAGGTTCTATAGATAGGATAGACAATAGGATTAACTATGCAGATCATCAAGAAGAAAAAAAGGCATGGGAGAAGAGAAAAGAGCTTTATTTATCCTACGATAAAACTTGCCCTTACAACTCAGTAAAGGGAATAATATGGAGACTAAAAAGGTTAGATAACGAAGGTATATTTTCTAAAGATGTACGTGAAATAGAAGATGGGCTTCAAAGGGGGAAATTAATGGTTATTCAAGGTAATACTAGAATTCTTCAAGTATTTAGTACCTACCTGTTAAATAGCCTATATCATAAGAGAAGAGATTATAAAGATGCTTTATATAAGAAAATCCATTCAGAATATTTTCCACCATTCATAGTAGTTACAGATGAGGCCCACAACTTTGCGCCTAAAGGATATGATTCTCCATCTAAATCTATACTTAAGGAAATATCTCAGGAAGGACGAAAATATGGAGCATTTCTAATCTTGGCAACTCAAAGACCTACATTATTAGATGAAACTATAACAGCTCAATTGAATACTAAATTTATATTTAGAACAGTTAGGGCATCAGATATACAGACTATAAAGGAAGAAACAGACCTTACAATGGAAGAAACTAGAAGGCTTCCTTATTTAAGGACAGGAGACGTATTTATTTCCTCGGCTTCCATGGGAAGAACCATATTTGCAAGGATTAGAGCAGCCATAAGTTCAAGCCCCCATACAGAGAATCCCTTTGATGAGTTAAAAACCAAGGGAAAAGAAGATGATGAAAAGTTTTTAAATATAATAAAATCTAAACTACCTATAAATGATACAGAACTTTTAGATATAGTTATAGAAATTGAAAAGGAAGCTAATATTACATTTACCTTAGACTCCTTAGAAGATAGGCTGAAACAAATGGTAGATAAGAGCTATATAAAGAAGGAAGAGACCATATTCGGATATAGATATAAAGAAATATAG
- a CDS encoding DNA double-strand break repair nuclease NurA: MIFIYNIHNELKEKVSSLNSSMEERYREVLSIDKPSLRKFIEEYIGKVTFLEKLDNKYLALYEAKGGIVGVDGSTNRIGGAYPHFVDIFQGLAKSTIVNNKPIFKSDLYTPLIPDKERSILAEDEKEIAEQRNKLLASIEVEVALEAVRSHKPYAILMDGSLIRYNIYSYDSWINLREECEKQGILLVGVIKDIKTSIIGDKLKEVYSNMSVDVYDRELLFGQLKYGEMIIINDEVNKKNIEGYSSLFMRSSLQPTVIGMDIIDSQKEYLEEMGRLVFTLTPENSRGVPLWLDIVDKEVQISDAIMKGLMERYMDRDLYERFFVSERAKRQ, from the coding sequence GTGATTTTTATTTATAATATACATAATGAACTAAAGGAGAAAGTATCTAGTCTTAATAGTTCCATGGAAGAGAGGTATAGGGAAGTTCTTTCCATAGACAAGCCATCTTTGAGAAAGTTTATAGAAGAATATATAGGAAAGGTTACTTTTCTTGAAAAGCTAGATAATAAATATTTAGCCTTATATGAAGCTAAGGGTGGTATTGTTGGGGTAGATGGCTCTACTAATCGTATAGGCGGAGCTTATCCTCATTTTGTAGATATATTTCAGGGATTGGCAAAGTCTACAATAGTCAATAATAAACCTATATTTAAGTCAGATCTATATACACCTTTGATTCCAGATAAGGAGAGAAGCATATTAGCAGAGGATGAAAAGGAAATAGCTGAACAGAGAAACAAATTATTAGCCAGTATAGAAGTAGAAGTTGCCCTTGAAGCTGTAAGAAGCCATAAGCCCTATGCAATACTTATGGATGGTTCTTTAATTAGATATAATATATATTCCTATGACTCCTGGATAAATCTAAGGGAAGAATGTGAAAAACAAGGGATATTATTAGTTGGAGTTATAAAGGATATAAAGACTTCTATTATAGGAGATAAACTAAAGGAAGTATACTCTAATATGAGTGTAGATGTTTATGATAGAGAATTGCTCTTTGGGCAGCTTAAATATGGTGAAATGATAATCATAAATGATGAAGTAAATAAAAAGAATATAGAAGGATATTCTTCTCTCTTTATGAGATCATCTCTTCAGCCTACAGTCATAGGTATGGACATAATAGATAGTCAAAAGGAATACTTAGAAGAAATGGGCAGACTAGTATTTACCTTAACACCAGAAAATAGCAGAGGTGTGCCTTTATGGCTAGATATAGTAGATAAAGAAGTACAGATATCTGATGCCATAATGAAGGGGCTTATGGAAAGATATATGGATAGAGATTTATATGAAAGGTTTTTTGTATCAGAAAGAGCTAAAAGGCAGTAA
- a CDS encoding 3D domain-containing protein, with amino-acid sequence MENYPISKTWKFLVLAALTIAITVSLGFFMYQGSISDITLQVEDEVIEVASKAKTVEAFLKSEGISIEEDTYINVNLDTEIEDNMNIIIKQPKSYTISFNAGDLDIRSVHSTVREILDDQGIVLGEKDFTYPELHKKISSGDKIELFQVEEKIETVEDVIPFERTVNKNHKLDYGVVQTVQQGKNGLKKSQYKKEYVNGVLRSTELVKEEIVTKPVSEIVEKGTNNLIVTSRGNTSYRKAVTMTATAYDLSFESCGKRPGDKYYGLTASGTKVRPGVVAVDPKVIPLGTKLYVKSLDGAKDYGFAVAEDTGGAIKGNKIDLFFESGKDVSNFGRRKVKVYILN; translated from the coding sequence ATGGAAAATTATCCAATTAGCAAGACTTGGAAATTCTTAGTCTTGGCAGCCCTCACTATAGCTATAACTGTATCTTTAGGGTTTTTTATGTACCAAGGTAGTATAAGTGATATTACCTTACAAGTGGAAGACGAAGTCATTGAAGTGGCTTCAAAGGCCAAAACAGTGGAAGCCTTTCTTAAATCTGAAGGCATCTCCATTGAGGAGGATACCTACATCAATGTAAATTTGGACACAGAAATTGAAGACAATATGAATATAATTATAAAACAACCTAAGTCATATACTATTTCATTCAATGCTGGGGATTTGGATATTAGATCTGTCCATTCTACTGTTCGAGAAATATTAGATGACCAAGGCATTGTATTAGGTGAGAAAGACTTTACTTATCCTGAACTGCATAAGAAAATATCCAGTGGTGATAAGATTGAGTTATTCCAAGTTGAGGAAAAAATTGAAACCGTTGAGGATGTTATTCCCTTTGAAAGGACAGTAAATAAAAATCATAAATTAGATTATGGAGTAGTACAAACTGTTCAACAGGGTAAAAATGGACTTAAGAAATCTCAATACAAAAAAGAATATGTAAATGGTGTATTGAGATCAACGGAATTAGTAAAAGAAGAAATAGTCACTAAACCTGTTTCTGAAATTGTGGAAAAAGGTACAAACAATTTAATAGTTACCTCTAGAGGTAACACTAGCTATAGAAAAGCTGTGACTATGACAGCTACTGCATATGATCTATCCTTTGAAAGCTGTGGTAAACGGCCAGGGGATAAATATTATGGCCTTACAGCTTCTGGTACAAAAGTTAGGCCTGGAGTAGTTGCTGTTGACCCTAAAGTAATACCACTTGGCACTAAACTTTATGTTAAGAGCCTTGATGGAGCTAAAGATTACGGTTTCGCTGTAGCAGAGGATACAGGTGGTGCAATAAAAGGAAATAAAATAGACCTTTTCTTTGAAAGTGGCAAAGATGTATCTAATTTTGGAAGAAGAAAGGTTAAAGTATATATATTAAATTAA
- a CDS encoding diguanylate cyclase has protein sequence MRTIQRRFYLFALILTIIVCMGLIIQYSYFNNVITKNKELNMEKSIENLGYQIKDNLDHYSQYIIGMGVHMATEKWAEDEVKDYFRRIVEIQPLIKQIYFGDINNVLINSDSWIPPSDYDIRKRDWYIKAVEEENLVFSDIYKDAKDNELIIGISQPVYNNNGELLGVIAADISMEGIIEIVQGTKIRDLGYSFLIDGSGNLLAHPKYKYEVNKDLVNINSIGNGIYNGIYEEIIKNKTGRIEMELDGVLGYLSYQSMEDTDWVIGNFMSLEEFKGNNEVIIRMLIIALIISIIIYGSFIYLQKVNLIIPIYEFDRDIKNINIEENIGYRMSIDEKDPFAQLRNAINCVLNKTQEFLQQIEQDSEEIVAQNEELEASYGQLAAMEEEVRYQYINLVKSEKELKQALEKNNAIMEALPDILFIIDSEGKFLEVEASNSNELYFQKEDFLGRKIHELFSAEISNIAMEKIRSVLENDTMENFEYALEFSNTSYDYEVRMVKLNHKEVLSVVGDITNRKKMEKELMRLSYKDQLTGLYNRRFFEEELIRLDMPECLPLTIIMADVNGLKLINDSFGHKAGDELLQTVGSLMADGCRKGDIVARVSGDEFVIILPGTSEKQAEDVVNRLKKLNLNAKLKNKKLSKIEISVSFGVGTKYNMDTNISKVLKKAEDSMYSNKLFEGPSMRSKTIETIIKTLYEKNKREEEHSQRVAKLSQELGKALGMKEDILKKVENVGLLHDIGKIAINENILDKPGKLSESEWKEMKKHPEIGYRILSTVNEMSEIAEYILSHHERYDGLGYPKGLKGDEIPLISRIIAIADSYDAMAADRVYRKALPHDKIIIEFKNNAGTQFDPYLAKVFVEEVLKCKWNEIN, from the coding sequence ATGAGGACTATTCAAAGGAGATTTTATCTATTCGCCCTGATATTGACTATAATTGTTTGTATGGGATTAATAATCCAATACTCTTATTTTAATAATGTAATAACTAAAAATAAAGAATTAAATATGGAAAAATCCATAGAAAACTTAGGCTACCAAATAAAAGACAATTTAGACCATTATAGCCAGTATATTATTGGAATGGGAGTACATATGGCAACAGAAAAATGGGCAGAGGATGAAGTAAAGGATTATTTTCGTAGAATAGTGGAGATTCAGCCTTTAATTAAGCAAATATATTTTGGAGATATAAATAATGTCCTCATAAATTCAGACAGTTGGATTCCGCCTAGTGATTATGATATTAGAAAAAGAGATTGGTATATAAAGGCTGTAGAAGAAGAAAATCTTGTATTTTCAGATATATATAAGGATGCAAAGGATAATGAACTCATAATAGGTATATCCCAACCTGTATATAATAACAATGGAGAATTACTAGGTGTCATAGCAGCGGATATTAGTATGGAGGGAATTATAGAAATAGTTCAAGGTACTAAAATTAGAGATTTAGGATATTCATTTTTAATAGATGGTTCAGGGAACCTATTGGCACATCCAAAGTATAAATATGAGGTAAACAAAGATTTGGTGAATATCAATTCCATAGGAAATGGTATATATAATGGTATATATGAAGAGATTATCAAAAATAAGACTGGAAGAATAGAGATGGAGCTAGATGGAGTTTTAGGATACCTATCTTACCAATCAATGGAAGACACAGATTGGGTTATTGGAAATTTCATGTCTTTAGAGGAGTTTAAAGGCAATAATGAGGTTATTATAAGAATGCTTATTATAGCATTAATCATATCTATAATCATTTATGGATCCTTTATATATTTACAAAAAGTTAATTTAATAATTCCCATATATGAATTTGACAGAGATATTAAAAATATAAATATCGAAGAAAATATCGGTTATCGTATGTCAATAGATGAAAAAGATCCTTTTGCCCAACTAAGAAATGCTATTAATTGTGTATTAAATAAAACTCAAGAATTTCTTCAACAAATAGAACAAGATAGTGAGGAAATAGTAGCTCAAAATGAAGAATTAGAAGCCTCTTATGGACAATTAGCAGCCATGGAAGAAGAGGTGAGGTATCAATATATTAATTTAGTTAAATCGGAAAAAGAATTGAAACAAGCTTTAGAAAAAAACAATGCAATAATGGAAGCTCTGCCTGATATATTATTTATAATAGATAGTGAGGGGAAGTTCTTAGAAGTAGAGGCATCTAATAGTAATGAATTATATTTCCAAAAGGAGGATTTCTTAGGAAGAAAAATTCATGAACTATTTTCTGCTGAAATATCAAATATTGCCATGGAAAAAATAAGATCTGTATTGGAAAATGATACTATGGAAAACTTTGAATATGCTCTTGAATTTTCAAATACTAGTTATGATTACGAAGTTAGAATGGTAAAACTCAATCATAAAGAAGTATTGTCAGTAGTTGGAGATATAACAAATAGGAAGAAAATGGAGAAGGAACTAATGAGGCTATCCTATAAAGATCAATTAACAGGATTATATAATAGAAGATTTTTTGAAGAGGAACTTATTAGATTAGATATGCCAGAATGTTTACCTCTTACAATCATAATGGCAGATGTAAATGGATTGAAACTCATAAATGACTCCTTTGGGCATAAGGCTGGAGATGAGTTGTTACAGACTGTGGGCAGTCTTATGGCAGATGGTTGTAGAAAAGGAGATATAGTAGCAAGGGTCAGTGGAGATGAATTCGTAATTATCCTACCAGGGACTAGTGAAAAACAGGCAGAAGATGTTGTAAATCGATTAAAGAAATTAAATTTGAATGCTAAATTAAAAAATAAGAAATTATCTAAAATAGAAATATCTGTATCCTTTGGCGTTGGAACTAAATATAATATGGATACTAATATTTCCAAGGTATTGAAAAAAGCTGAAGATAGTATGTATTCAAATAAACTCTTTGAAGGACCTAGTATGAGAAGCAAAACCATAGAAACCATAATAAAGACACTATATGAGAAAAATAAAAGGGAAGAAGAACATTCTCAACGAGTGGCAAAATTATCTCAAGAATTAGGAAAGGCCCTAGGAATGAAAGAGGATATATTAAAGAAGGTAGAAAATGTTGGATTGCTCCATGATATAGGAAAAATTGCAATTAATGAGAATATATTGGACAAGCCGGGAAAACTTAGTGAATCTGAATGGAAAGAGATGAAGAAACATCCTGAAATTGGATATAGAATACTTAGTACAGTCAATGAAATGTCAGAAATAGCAGAATATATCCTTAGTCATCATGAAAGATATGATGGACTTGGTTATCCTAAGGGGTTAAAAGGAGATGAGATACCTTTAATATCAAGAATCATAGCAATTGCTGATTCCTATGATGCAATGGCAGCTGATAGAGTTTACAGAAAGGCACTGCCCCATGATAAAATAATAATAGAGTTTAAAAACAATGCAGGAACTCAATTTGATCCTTATTTGGCAAAAGTATTTGTAGAAGAAGTTCTCAAATGCAAATGGAATGAAATAAATTAA